DNA from Hypanus sabinus isolate sHypSab1 chromosome 31, sHypSab1.hap1, whole genome shotgun sequence:
acggGGTTTAACATGCtgatcttcattagtcaggggactgagtaTATCAGTTGGGACATTGTGTTACAGTTGTGTAAGTGACTGGAGGCCACACttgtattgtgtacagctcttgTCACCGTTATAGGAAAGGTGGTTAAACTGGGGAGAGAGTAGAAAAAAATTCCAAGGATGTTTCCCGGACCTGAGGTTCtcagttacacagagaggttgGTCAGACAATGTCCGTTgtcctttattccttggaaccaGAATCATTTATCACCGTGTTATATGACAAGGAATCTGTCATTTTATTTTGACGGCAGTACAATGCGATGAAGGTGCAGATGTGAACATTGTGTCAGCATAACGCCAAGAGATTCTGGGAATCGCGAACAACgcggacaaaatgctggaggaacccagcaagtccGGCAGCATCTCCCACcagagtcctgaggaagggtctcagcccgaaatgtcggctgtttattcccaccattgatgctgcctgacttgctgatttccgtCAGCAGTGAGTGTGTATTGTGTCAGAGAGAGTGAGTTAAAGGAGCGGGCGGCTTAGACCAGTGTCACTGTGTTTGTGAGTCCTAACACATCGTAGGATTTCTCAGCGCCTCCTGTAGAAAATGAAAAGATTTCTCTGTTATGGAAGCGCCCCACTCCCCAGATCATTCCCGAAGAGGGAATTAACCGCAAAGTTTTAATTCGATTAAATATTTCAGCCATAAAACAGAGAACAGGTCAATGATAGGGAGAGAGATCGCGGGCAATGCAGTAAAGAAACGGGTTAAAATAGAAAGCGCTGCCTTTAATCCCGATTAAACTTTCTTTCCAGCGAACATTCCGGCCTCAGGGACGGACAGGTACTAGTCCGAGTCTCCGCAGCGTCCGATTTGAATTGGAATCAGCGAGTTtttgaggagagagaaacacagaaaaatgAAGCCGCCGGGAGCTGACAGCAGGATGTCTCCGCCCCGTCCGCTCGCTGCCTTTAAATGGCTCTGTGCCGCCGCCTTTCGCTTCATTTCTCATTCAGTTCTGATTGTGAGAAGGATTTACCAGAGTCGCCGACATGACCGAGACAGCACCCGCCGAAACGGCTCCTCCAGCCGCACCCGCCGCCGCAAAGAAGACTCCCAAGAAGAAGGCGGCTGTCCGGAGTAAACCAACAGGTCCCTCGCTGGGCGAACAGATCGATAAGATCGTGGCGGGTTGTCACGATAGGAAGGGTATGTCCGGTGCGGCAATCATGAAGGCTCTGGCCGACAGCGGTGTCGATGTGGCGAAACGTCGCCACCAGGTCAAAATGAGCATCAAGAGGAAAGTGGAAAGCGGCTCCTTGGTTCAGGCCAAGGGCTCGGGTATTTCGGGATCCTTTAAATCCGGTAAAGGGAAAACTGCCgtgaaggtggtgaagaaagcgaacAAGCCAGCGGCAAAGAAATCTCCCAGCAAGAAGCTTGGCGCCAAGAAACCAGCGGCTAAAAAAGCGGGAGGTAAGAAACCAGCGGCTAAAAAAGCGGGAGGTAAGAAACCAGCGGCTAAGAAAGCGGCAACAAAGAAACCCGCAGCTAAAAAAGCGGGAGGTAAGAAACCCGCGGCTAAGAAAGCGGCGCCGAAGCCCAAGAGCCCCAAGAAAGCCGCAGCCCCGAACACGAAGGCGGCCAAGAAGCCGAAGTCGAAATCCGCGAAACCCAAGAAGACAGCAGTCAAAAAGTGAATTGAGAATCCACCATTTGTGTGTATCTGAACCCAACGGCTCTTCTCAGAGCCACCCACATCTCAGAAAAGAGCTGATTCGGAGTGTTGTGATTCCCGCGCCGGGTCCGATTGAGAACTTCTCAATGGAACCCGAGATTGCCGGTACCTCTGACATTTGGTGCGGTGTCTGAAATGAGACACGGATGCCCGAGCTGAGATTGAGAGATAAGGGATGTGGGCAGTTTCAGGCCCAATTCCTTCTCCGATCTGGGCGAGAGTGACCGACATTGACGCCAGCG
Protein-coding regions in this window:
- the LOC132383753 gene encoding histone H1-like, which codes for MTETAPAETAPPAAPAAAKKTPKKKAAVRSKPTGPSLGEQIDKIVAGCHDRKGMSGAAIMKALADSGVDVAKRRHQVKMSIKRKVESGSLVQAKGSGISGSFKSGKGKTAVKVVKKANKPAAKKSPSKKLGAKKPAAKKAGGKKPAAKKAGGKKPAAKKAATKKPAAKKAGGKKPAAKKAAPKPKSPKKAAAPNTKAAKKPKSKSAKPKKTAVKK